From the genome of Burkholderiales bacterium, one region includes:
- a CDS encoding BON domain-containing protein, which yields MSSKRFQVAAAIAASCFFVPMSASVSADAGSRAESQQDAREFASDAMITARVKTALLTDKRVDGLPIDVDTKNGVVTLKGAVDEAAQINQAERLAAGVEGVESVSNNLTVGRDSVAFDAGAKGDEQRGIGRAVDDGIITGKVKTALVADAEIKGLMIDVDTNRGVVTLSGQVETMAQLDKVMKIAGQTQGVNAVNNQLSVKNVSKQSRGGAGRGELNLVR from the coding sequence ATGTCCTCGAAAAGATTCCAGGTAGCGGCCGCAATCGCGGCAAGCTGCTTTTTCGTACCCATGTCCGCTTCGGTAAGCGCCGATGCCGGCTCGCGCGCCGAGTCGCAGCAGGATGCGCGTGAATTCGCAAGCGATGCAATGATCACAGCGCGGGTTAAAACCGCGCTGCTGACGGACAAGCGCGTCGATGGGCTGCCGATCGATGTCGATACGAAAAACGGCGTCGTTACCCTGAAAGGGGCGGTAGACGAGGCGGCGCAAATCAATCAAGCGGAGCGGCTGGCGGCTGGGGTGGAGGGTGTTGAATCAGTGAGCAATAATCTGACCGTGGGCAGGGATTCTGTCGCTTTCGACGCCGGCGCGAAGGGCGACGAGCAACGCGGTATCGGCCGAGCCGTCGATGACGGAATCATAACCGGCAAGGTAAAAACCGCTCTGGTCGCCGACGCCGAAATCAAGGGTTTGATGATAGACGTCGACACCAATCGCGGCGTGGTAACCCTGAGCGGACAAGTCGAAACCATGGCGCAATTGGATAAAGTGATGAAAATCGCCGGGCAGACGCAGGGTGTTAACGCCGTCAATAACCAGCTCAGCGTCAAAAATGTATCGAAGCAAAGCAGGGGCGGCGCAGGGCGTGGCGAACTTAACCTCGTGCGC
- a CDS encoding alpha/beta hydrolase fold domain-containing protein, whose amino-acid sequence MNAAAIEIETGPNPRASVIWLHGLGADGNDFAPIARQLHLPLPTRFVFPHAPMQPVTINGGSVMRAWYDISDQNMARREDEAGIRKSQGMIDQLIEHEIERGISPGKIVLAGFSQGGAIALQAGLRSTQRLAGILALSTYLPLGQTLATERHRENHGLPIFMAHGTYDNVIPLSIATDSCGILQEHCYAVEWHEYPMPHSVNNEEIADIDAWLGRVLKGG is encoded by the coding sequence ATGAATGCAGCCGCGATTGAAATCGAGACCGGACCAAATCCGCGGGCGAGCGTGATCTGGCTGCATGGGCTAGGCGCCGATGGCAATGATTTCGCGCCGATCGCCCGTCAGCTTCATTTGCCACTCCCTACCCGTTTCGTTTTTCCGCACGCGCCGATGCAGCCAGTGACGATCAATGGCGGCTCCGTGATGCGCGCCTGGTATGACATCAGCGACCAGAACATGGCGCGGCGCGAAGACGAAGCCGGTATACGGAAATCACAGGGCATGATCGATCAATTGATCGAACACGAAATCGAGCGCGGCATATCACCAGGCAAGATCGTATTGGCGGGCTTTTCACAGGGCGGCGCGATCGCCCTGCAAGCCGGCCTGCGTTCTACGCAGCGCCTGGCCGGCATTCTGGCGCTTTCGACCTACCTGCCGCTCGGGCAAACCCTGGCCACTGAACGACACCGCGAAAATCATGGCTTGCCCATCTTCATGGCGCACGGTACTTATGACAATGTTATTCCGCTGTCAATCGCGACGGACTCTTGCGGGATTTTGCAGGAGCACTGCTATGCGGTCGAATGGCACGAATATCCGATGCCGCATTCTGTAAACAACGAAGAAATCGCGGATATCGACGCCTGGCTCGGCCGTGTGCTGAAAGGCGGCTAG
- the mog gene encoding molybdopterin adenylyltransferase, giving the protein MDEQEIVIGLVTISDRASQGVYQDQGIPALTAWLQLALASRWNAVTRIIPDERAIIEATLRELADQAGCHLVLTTGGTGPAPRDVTPEATLAVADRELPGFGEQMRAVSLKYVPTAILSRQVGAVRGKTLILNLPGQPKAIKETLDGVFAAVPYCIDLIGGPYIETHEEIVKAFRPKTALRDKK; this is encoded by the coding sequence ATGGACGAACAAGAGATAGTCATCGGCCTAGTGACGATCAGCGACCGCGCATCGCAAGGCGTCTACCAGGATCAAGGCATTCCGGCACTGACGGCCTGGTTGCAGCTCGCGCTGGCGAGCCGCTGGAACGCGGTAACGCGAATCATCCCGGACGAACGCGCGATCATCGAGGCGACGCTTCGCGAGCTGGCCGATCAGGCCGGTTGCCACCTCGTATTAACGACAGGAGGCACCGGCCCGGCGCCGCGCGATGTGACGCCGGAAGCGACATTGGCGGTGGCTGACCGCGAATTGCCCGGCTTCGGCGAGCAGATGCGCGCAGTCAGCCTGAAATACGTTCCGACTGCCATCCTGTCGCGTCAGGTCGGCGCCGTTCGCGGCAAAACGCTGATACTGAACCTGCCGGGCCAGCCGAAGGCGATCAAGGAAACGCTCGACGGCGTGTTCGCCGCAGTCCCTTATTGCATCGATCTGATCGGTGGGCCGTACATCGAAACACATGAAGAAATCGTCAAGGCTTTTCGCCCCAAAACAGCGCTCCGGGACAAGAAATGA
- a CDS encoding elongation factor G, translated as MASHATEAIRTLALVGHGGSGKTSLAEALLFKAGAINALGSLERGTTVCDYDPLERAHQHSLNAAIVNFNHAGAHVHLIDTPGYPDFMGQAISALPAVETAAVVINASNGIEMITSRMMRWAAKRRLCRIIVVNKIDAENVDLPGLLEKIQAAFGRECLPINLPADTGRRVVDCFFNPAGDSDFSSVAASHSALVDQVVEVDEDLMALYLEQGEISPEQLHAPFEAALREGHLIPVCFVSTRNGAGVGELLDVIVKLLPNPAEGNPQLFLKGEGTDAEEMYAQPDPAKHVLAHVFKVIIDPFVGKLGVFRVHQGTITRDTQLFIGDGRKPFKVGHLFMLRGKDYVETDVCVPGDIGAIAKIDEIEFDSVLHDSHDEDHIHLRPLDFPKPMHGLAVEPKRRGDEQRIFDVLHKLEAEDPCFRVERSAATHETVIRGLGDLHLRCVLEKMAQQYHVEVDTRPPRIPYRETVTANTEGHHRHKKQTGGAGQFGEVFLRIEPLARGEGFSFVNSVYGGAIPSQFIPAVEKGVRQVLEAGPVAGYPVQDVKVTVYDGKHHPVDSKEVAFVAAGKKAFLDAMLRARPIVLEPIVNIEVIAPDASIGEITGDLSAKRGVINGTQPLRGNSVAITAQVPLSELSNYQSRIKAVTAGQGSYSLELSHYEPVPPAVQQQLASQYKGLREED; from the coding sequence ATGGCATCACATGCAACTGAAGCGATACGCACGCTCGCGCTGGTCGGTCACGGCGGCAGCGGCAAAACGAGCCTGGCTGAGGCGCTGCTTTTCAAAGCCGGCGCGATCAACGCGCTGGGCAGCCTCGAGCGCGGCACGACGGTATGCGACTACGATCCGCTCGAACGCGCGCATCAGCATTCGCTGAACGCCGCAATCGTCAATTTCAATCATGCCGGGGCTCATGTCCACCTGATCGACACACCAGGCTATCCGGATTTCATGGGGCAGGCGATCAGTGCGCTGCCGGCAGTCGAAACCGCGGCGGTTGTCATCAATGCGTCGAACGGCATCGAAATGATCACCAGCCGCATGATGCGGTGGGCGGCGAAACGCCGCTTGTGCAGGATTATAGTCGTCAACAAGATAGACGCCGAAAACGTCGATCTTCCAGGTTTGCTCGAAAAAATTCAGGCGGCGTTCGGCAGGGAATGTTTGCCGATCAATTTGCCGGCCGATACAGGCAGGCGCGTGGTCGACTGTTTTTTCAATCCGGCTGGCGACTCGGATTTTTCCTCGGTTGCAGCCTCGCACAGCGCGCTTGTCGATCAGGTCGTCGAGGTCGACGAAGACCTGATGGCGCTGTATCTCGAACAGGGCGAGATCTCGCCCGAGCAGTTGCACGCGCCATTCGAGGCGGCGCTGCGCGAAGGCCATCTGATTCCCGTTTGCTTCGTTTCAACCCGCAACGGCGCCGGCGTTGGCGAGCTGCTCGATGTGATCGTCAAGCTGCTGCCGAATCCGGCCGAGGGCAATCCGCAATTGTTTCTGAAAGGCGAAGGCACTGACGCGGAAGAAATGTACGCGCAGCCCGATCCGGCTAAACACGTGCTTGCGCATGTGTTCAAGGTCATCATCGATCCCTTCGTGGGCAAGCTCGGTGTGTTTCGCGTGCACCAGGGCACGATCACGCGCGATACTCAACTGTTCATCGGCGATGGCCGCAAACCGTTCAAGGTCGGACATCTTTTCATGCTGCGCGGCAAGGATTATGTCGAAACCGATGTCTGTGTTCCCGGCGATATCGGCGCGATCGCCAAGATCGACGAAATCGAGTTCGACAGCGTGCTGCACGATTCGCACGACGAAGACCACATCCATCTGCGGCCGCTCGATTTCCCCAAGCCCATGCATGGCCTCGCCGTGGAACCGAAACGCCGCGGCGACGAGCAGCGTATATTCGATGTTCTGCACAAGCTGGAAGCCGAAGACCCATGCTTTCGTGTCGAACGCAGCGCCGCCACGCACGAGACCGTGATCCGCGGGCTCGGCGATCTGCACCTGCGCTGTGTGCTCGAAAAAATGGCGCAGCAATATCATGTCGAAGTCGATACGCGTCCACCGCGCATCCCATACCGCGAAACCGTGACGGCGAATACCGAGGGCCACCACCGCCACAAGAAGCAAACCGGCGGGGCAGGGCAGTTTGGCGAAGTTTTTTTGCGCATAGAGCCGCTTGCGCGCGGCGAGGGATTCAGCTTTGTCAACAGCGTGTATGGCGGCGCGATTCCCTCGCAATTCATTCCCGCGGTCGAAAAAGGCGTGCGTCAGGTTCTGGAAGCGGGGCCGGTGGCGGGATATCCGGTGCAGGATGTCAAAGTGACCGTCTACGACGGCAAGCATCATCCGGTCGATTCGAAAGAAGTCGCGTTCGTGGCGGCCGGCAAGAAAGCTTTCCTCGATGCCATGTTGAGGGCGCGGCCTATCGTGCTCGAGCCCATCGTCAACATCGAAGTCATCGCCCCCGATGCCAGCATCGGCGAGATTACCGGCGATTTATCCGCTAAGCGAGGCGTGATTAACGGCACGCAGCCGTTGCGCGGCAACAGCGTCGCGATTACCGCCCAGGTTCCGCTTAGCGAGCTGAGTAATTACCAGTCACGGATCAAAGCCGTGACTGCCGGACAGGGATCGTATTCGCTCGAGCTGAGCCATTACGAGCCGGTGCCGCCGGCCGTGCAGCAACAACTTGCCTCGCAATACAAGGGACTGCGCGAGGAGGATTGA
- a CDS encoding acylphosphatase: MANVSRLIIRGRVQGVYFRESMAMKARELKVTGWVRNRRDGSVEAMVQGTGEALGEIVAWARTGPDRALVESVQLDEGSGYYSRFDVHPSI; the protein is encoded by the coding sequence ATGGCCAACGTAAGCCGCCTGATCATTCGCGGCCGCGTGCAAGGCGTTTATTTTCGCGAGTCTATGGCGATGAAAGCGCGCGAATTGAAAGTCACAGGCTGGGTGCGCAACCGCCGCGACGGCAGTGTCGAAGCGATGGTGCAAGGCACGGGCGAAGCGCTCGGCGAAATAGTGGCGTGGGCCAGAACCGGCCCGGATCGCGCGCTGGTGGAATCGGTGCAGCTTGACGAAGGCAGCGGTTATTACAGCCGCTTCGACGTGCATCCTTCGATTTGA
- the metG gene encoding methionine--tRNA ligase: MSRKILVTSALPYANGSIHLGHLVEYIQTDIWVRFQKMQGHECYYACADDTHGTPVMLRAEAEGIAPEQLIARVHGEHLRDFQGFHVAFDNYGSTHSGETRRYSESIYLELQRNGLIDQREIEQLYDPVKNMFLPDRFVKGECPKCGARDQYGDSCEVCGSAYTPSDLINPYSAVSGAVPVKKESEHYFFRLSDPRCREFLQAWTRAGTLQPEAANKLDEWLTSGLSDWDISRDAPYFGFEIPGAPGKFFYVWVDAPVGYMGSFRNLCDRLHLDFDEFWRADARTELYHFIGKDILYFHALFWPAMLEFSGYRKPTQIFAHGFLTVNGEKMSKSRGTFITAESYLKQGLNPEWLRYYYAAKLNGSMEDIDLNFDDFVARVNSDLVGKYVNIASRCAGFLTKRFDGVLAAPEFPADIENAFAAAPEEVAGYYAKREFGKALRKIMHLADLANQYVDANKPWELAKETAKEGSLHAVCSTALALFRDLTLYLAPVLPQTALRACQLLNLDILRWDDAWKHLPAGHRTKPYQHLMTRVDQKQIAALLDANRENMQVASTSVAPASVARTIPAVDSTTIGIDDFTKIDLRIARIVKAEHIEQADKLLKLTLDLGAEERTVFAGIKTAYRPEQLVGRLTVLVANLAPRKMKFGVSEGMVLAAGNGEGIYLLSPDDGAGPGMRVK, translated from the coding sequence ATGTCGCGCAAAATTCTCGTCACCTCCGCCCTGCCGTATGCCAATGGCAGCATCCATCTCGGGCATCTGGTCGAATATATTCAGACCGATATCTGGGTCCGCTTCCAGAAAATGCAAGGCCACGAATGCTATTACGCATGCGCGGACGATACGCACGGCACGCCGGTCATGCTCCGCGCGGAAGCCGAAGGGATCGCGCCCGAGCAGTTGATCGCGCGCGTGCACGGCGAGCATCTGCGCGATTTTCAGGGCTTTCATGTCGCTTTCGACAACTACGGCTCTACCCACTCGGGCGAAACCCGCCGCTATTCCGAAAGCATATATCTCGAGTTGCAGCGAAACGGGCTGATCGACCAGCGCGAAATCGAACAACTTTACGATCCGGTGAAGAACATGTTTTTGCCCGACCGGTTTGTTAAAGGTGAATGCCCGAAGTGCGGCGCGCGGGATCAATACGGCGATTCGTGCGAAGTCTGCGGCTCGGCGTACACGCCATCCGATCTGATCAACCCGTATTCCGCGGTGTCGGGCGCGGTACCAGTCAAAAAAGAATCGGAACATTATTTCTTCAGGCTCAGCGATCCGCGCTGCAGGGAATTTCTGCAGGCGTGGACGCGCGCGGGCACCTTGCAGCCGGAAGCCGCCAACAAGCTCGACGAATGGCTGACCTCCGGCTTGTCCGACTGGGACATTTCACGCGATGCGCCGTATTTCGGCTTCGAGATCCCCGGCGCCCCCGGCAAATTTTTCTACGTCTGGGTCGACGCGCCGGTCGGCTACATGGGCAGTTTCAGGAATTTATGCGATCGACTGCATCTGGACTTCGACGAATTCTGGCGCGCGGATGCGCGCACCGAGCTGTATCACTTCATCGGCAAGGACATCCTGTATTTCCACGCGTTGTTCTGGCCGGCAATGCTCGAATTCTCGGGCTACCGCAAGCCGACGCAGATTTTCGCGCACGGCTTTCTGACGGTAAACGGCGAAAAGATGTCGAAGTCGCGCGGCACTTTCATCACCGCGGAAAGCTATCTGAAACAGGGACTGAACCCGGAATGGCTGCGCTATTACTATGCCGCCAAACTGAATGGCTCGATGGAAGACATCGATCTCAACTTCGATGATTTCGTCGCGCGCGTGAACAGCGATCTGGTCGGCAAATACGTCAACATTGCGAGCCGCTGCGCTGGATTTTTGACGAAGCGCTTCGACGGCGTGTTGGCGGCGCCCGAGTTTCCCGCCGATATTGAAAATGCGTTCGCCGCCGCTCCGGAAGAAGTCGCGGGATATTACGCGAAACGCGAGTTCGGCAAGGCGCTGCGAAAAATCATGCATCTCGCCGATCTGGCAAACCAGTATGTCGACGCAAACAAACCCTGGGAGCTTGCCAAAGAAACCGCCAAAGAAGGATCGCTGCATGCCGTCTGTTCCACTGCGCTTGCCCTGTTTCGCGATCTGACCTTGTACCTTGCGCCCGTGTTGCCGCAAACCGCGTTGCGCGCCTGCCAGTTGTTGAATCTCGACATTTTGCGCTGGGACGACGCTTGGAAGCATCTTCCCGCCGGGCATCGGACCAAGCCCTACCAACACCTGATGACGCGCGTCGATCAAAAGCAGATCGCCGCCCTGCTCGATGCGAACCGGGAAAATATGCAGGTGGCATCGACCTCCGTCGCGCCCGCCTCCGTCGCTCGAACGATTCCGGCGGTAGACTCGACCACCATAGGCATCGACGATTTTACCAAAATCGATTTGCGCATCGCGCGCATCGTCAAGGCCGAGCACATCGAGCAAGCCGACAAGCTGCTGAAACTCACGCTGGACCTGGGCGCCGAAGAGCGTACCGTTTTCGCCGGCATCAAAACGGCTTATCGTCCCGAACAACTGGTCGGCCGGTTGACGGTGCTGGTCGCGAATCTCGCGCCGCGCAAGATGAAGTTCGGGGTATCCGAGGGCATGGTGCTGGCAGCCGGAAATGGCGAAGGAATCTACCTGCTGAGCCCCGATGACGGCGCCGGACCCGGCATGCGGGTCAAATGA
- the apbC gene encoding iron-sulfur cluster carrier protein ApbC, translated as MNVSTVSDSQIKSALQEISDPNTGRDLMAGKIARNIKIEGDDIALDLVFGYPAKNVMDGLRKQVISRLKKIPGAGNVSVNAGVKIVSHSVQRGVKLIPNVKNIIAVASGKGGVGKSTTAVNLALALAAEGASVGVLDADIYGPSQPTMLGIQGRPESHDGKTLEPMEGHGIQAMSIGFLIDIETPMVWRGPMVTQALEQLLTETRWREIDYLVIDLPPGTGDIQLTLAQKVPVTGAVIVTTPQDIALLDARKGLKMFEKVSIPILGIVENMSTHICSNCGHEEHIFGAGGAQHMATDYKVDLLGSLPLDIVIRENGDSGMPTVVADPDGKISHIYRAIARRIALKIADQAQDRTALFPKIVIQNT; from the coding sequence ATGAATGTTTCGACTGTTTCAGATTCCCAGATTAAAAGCGCGCTGCAGGAAATCAGCGATCCGAATACCGGGCGCGACCTGATGGCGGGGAAAATCGCGCGCAATATCAAAATCGAAGGCGATGACATCGCGCTCGACCTCGTTTTCGGCTACCCGGCGAAAAACGTGATGGACGGCCTGCGCAAACAGGTCATCAGCCGGCTTAAAAAAATCCCGGGCGCCGGCAACGTCAGCGTCAATGCCGGCGTCAAGATTGTTTCGCACAGCGTGCAGCGCGGCGTCAAGCTGATACCGAACGTCAAGAACATCATCGCGGTGGCGTCGGGCAAGGGCGGCGTCGGCAAGTCGACTACGGCAGTCAATCTGGCGCTGGCGCTGGCGGCCGAAGGCGCTTCAGTCGGCGTGCTCGACGCCGATATTTACGGGCCTTCGCAACCGACCATGCTTGGCATTCAGGGCCGTCCCGAGTCGCATGACGGAAAAACTCTGGAGCCGATGGAAGGCCATGGCATACAGGCGATGTCGATCGGTTTTCTGATCGACATCGAAACGCCGATGGTCTGGCGCGGGCCGATGGTCACCCAGGCGCTCGAACAATTGCTGACCGAAACACGCTGGCGCGAAATCGATTATCTGGTCATCGACCTGCCCCCCGGCACCGGCGATATCCAGCTGACGCTCGCGCAAAAAGTGCCGGTCACGGGTGCGGTCATCGTCACCACGCCGCAGGACATAGCACTCCTCGATGCGCGCAAAGGGCTCAAGATGTTCGAGAAGGTCAGTATCCCGATCCTCGGCATCGTCGAAAACATGAGCACCCACATTTGCTCGAACTGCGGCCACGAGGAGCATATTTTCGGTGCCGGCGGCGCGCAACACATGGCGACGGATTACAAGGTCGATTTGCTGGGTTCGCTGCCGCTCGATATCGTCATCCGCGAAAACGGGGATTCGGGGATGCCGACGGTCGTCGCCGATCCCGATGGAAAGATCAGTCACATCTATCGCGCCATCGCGCGCAGGATCGCCCTGAAAATCGCCGATCAGGCGCAGGACAGAACCGCGCTGTTCCCGAAGATCGTCATTCAGAATACGTAA